The genomic window GGGGGTTGAGGGTACAAATCTGAGTGTTGATGAGGTAGATCAGGAGACCGAGACTGTAAAAATCACGCTTGAAGGGAAGGATATCAGCTTCAACGATGTCAAAGAGATGATACAGAAACTCGGTGGAACTGTTCACAGTATCGATCTTGTGGCAACAGGACAGCGCTTGGTCGAGGATGTCGATACCCTCATGGACTAACCAAGGGGGAATTGAGATCATCAGAGGAAGGGTATGGAAATTCGGGGATAACGTGGACACAGACCAGATCATCCCTGCAGAGTACCTTGTAACAGGTGATCCAGAGGAGCTTGCGAAATACGCCTTCTGCAAGGTGCGGAGTGATTTTGCAAAGAATGTCAAAAGCGGTGACATCATCGTTGGAGGAGCCAACTTTGGATCTGGATCATCGAGGGAACACGCTCCCCGTGCTCTGCTTGGGGCAGGTATCTCCTGTGTGATCGCAGCGAGTTTTGCAAGGATATACTTCAGAAACGCAATAAACATCGGACTTCCACCGATCGAGTGTGAGATCGAAGCAGAAGAGGGAGATATCCTCGAAGTGGATCTGGATAAAGGGTTGATCAGAAACATAACACAGGGCACGTCTTTCACTTTCAAACCACTTCCGGGTTTTCTCCAGGAGATGCTTGATGCAGGCGGGCTTATCGAATGGTTAAAGTCAAAGCCCAGATAGCGGAGATTGAACAATACACGCCGGGTAAAACGGTTGAGGATACGGCACGTGCGTATGGGTTAGCTCAGGCGAGAATTTTAAAACTCGCATCAAATGAGAACCCGATTGGTCCCTCAAAAGCTGCAATCCGTGCGATTCTGAAAGCAGCAGGATCCGTAAATATATATCCAGCTGCTGACGCCACCAACCTGAGATCTGCAATTCGATCGCACCTTGGGATAGGTTTTGACGAGGAAAATATTGTCTGTGGTAACGGCTCAGATGGCGTCCTTGAGGCGCTTGTCCATCTCTTTATCGAAGAAGGGGATGAAGCGCTCATACCAATCCCAACATTCTCATTCTACGAGCTTGTTCTGAAGATGCATGGTGGAAACCCGGTATTTATTGAGCGAGATCGTAATTTCGGATTCACAGCGGACGATCTCCTCGAAAAAGCAACAGATCGCACAAAGATCGTCTTTATCGCATCACCAAACAATCCCACTGGAAACTCAATCGATGAGGAGACACTTCGAGAGATAGTTGAAAACATGGATGCATTGATTGTCGTGGATGAGGCGTACATCGAGTTCTCATCAAAGCCGTCATTCAATGAGCTTGTGCTTGAGTACGATAACTTAGCCGTAACGCATACATTCTCGAAGGCTTATGGACTTGCTGGTATGCGGGTTGGATATGGCGTGATTCCTCGCTGGCTCTTCGGGTATTACATGCGCGCAACCCCACCATTTGCGGTGAATTCGCTTGCTGAAATGGCTGCGATCGCTGCCCTTGAAGATCACAGGCACCTGGATGATACGGTAAAAATGATTGAAGATGGTATCAAATATTTCGAAGAGTCGGTGCCTTTCAAGGTGTTTCCCAGTGATGCTAATTTTGTGCTGGTTGATGTCTCGCCTTTCAAATCAACAGAGGTTACAGAAGCCCTCATGAAACAGGGTATAATCGTTCGGGATTGTTCAGGTTT from Candidatus Syntrophoarchaeum caldarius includes these protein-coding regions:
- a CDS encoding protein containing DUF211: MITYAQVLGDIQGVEGTNLSVDEVDQETETVKITLEGKDISFNDVKEMIQKLGGTVHSIDLVATGQRLVEDVDTLMD
- a CDS encoding 3-isopropylmalate dehydratase small subunit, with product MDTDQIIPAEYLVTGDPEELAKYAFCKVRSDFAKNVKSGDIIVGGANFGSGSSREHAPRALLGAGISCVIAASFARIYFRNAINIGLPPIECEIEAEEGDILEVDLDKGLIRNITQGTSFTFKPLPGFLQEMLDAGGLIEWLKSKPR
- a CDS encoding histidinol-phosphate aminotransferase, which codes for MVKVKAQIAEIEQYTPGKTVEDTARAYGLAQARILKLASNENPIGPSKAAIRAILKAAGSVNIYPAADATNLRSAIRSHLGIGFDEENIVCGNGSDGVLEALVHLFIEEGDEALIPIPTFSFYELVLKMHGGNPVFIERDRNFGFTADDLLEKATDRTKIVFIASPNNPTGNSIDEETLREIVENMDALIVVDEAYIEFSSKPSFNELVLEYDNLAVTHTFSKAYGLAGMRVGYGVIPRWLFGYYMRATPPFAVNSLAEMAAIAALEDHRHLDDTVKMIEDGIKYFEESVPFKVFPSDANFVLVDVSPFKSTEVTEALMKQGIIVRDCSGFKGMGDSFIRITVGRAEDNRRVVEALNGYIP